One genomic window of Candidatus Kuenenia stuttgartiensis includes the following:
- a CDS encoding Fic family protein, with product MAKILHVFNSINRLRERYYVAAVGKQSLLDLLSEAEVAEQVYNSNAIENSTLTLEETEKILLQIHLDRYITEREIFEAKNLARVVSYINIKAKEQELTLEVMLSLHKMLIANIRDDIAGRFRKDGEWVRVANHIAPDPKEVAGRLEKMLAGYNAASHENIIKRIARLHLTFEHTHPFVDGNGRIGRVINNYLLIREGFVPMNIKFIDRKMYYEAFKEFDEKGTAKIMEEIVGKALTNSYHKRLAYLEGAHIMTLAEYAKKHKVSHSNLINKAHRQTIEAFFEKGVWKIGDYKP from the coding sequence ATGGCAAAAATCTTACATGTTTTTAATTCAATCAATCGCTTGAGAGAGCGGTATTATGTTGCGGCGGTCGGTAAACAATCGCTTTTGGATTTATTGAGCGAAGCGGAGGTTGCCGAGCAGGTGTATAACTCTAACGCCATCGAGAACAGCACCCTCACCCTTGAAGAAACTGAAAAAATCCTTTTGCAGATACATTTAGACAGATACATCACGGAAAGAGAAATCTTTGAAGCAAAAAATCTCGCACGGGTAGTTTCTTACATCAATATCAAGGCCAAAGAACAAGAGCTTACCCTTGAGGTTATGCTATCGCTTCACAAGATGCTTATAGCGAATATCAGGGATGATATCGCCGGCAGATTTCGCAAGGACGGTGAGTGGGTCAGGGTTGCAAACCACATAGCGCCAGACCCAAAAGAAGTGGCAGGAAGATTGGAAAAAATGCTTGCCGGATATAACGCCGCCAGCCATGAAAATATTATAAAACGTATTGCGCGGCTGCATCTTACCTTTGAACACACCCACCCGTTTGTTGATGGCAATGGCCGTATCGGAAGGGTAATAAATAACTATTTGCTTATACGGGAAGGCTTTGTGCCGATGAATATTAAATTCATTGACAGGAAGATGTATTACGAGGCGTTTAAGGAGTTTGACGAAAAAGGCACTGCCAAAATCATGGAGGAAATAGTCGGCAAAGCGCTTACGAATAGTTATCACAAGAGACTTGCGTATCTGGAAGGAGCACACATTATGACGCTTGCTGAATATGCAAAAAAGCATAAAGTATCGCACTCTAATTTGATAAATAAAGCACATCGCCAAACTATAGAAGCCTTTTTTGAAAAAGGCGTTTGGAAGATTGGAGATTACAAACCATGA
- a CDS encoding adenosine-specific kinase: MVETMAITMELPEGANIIIGQAHFIKTAEDIYETLINAAPGIKFGIAFCEASGPRLIRIEGNDEYLQETSARNAKNIAAGHTFVILMKEAYPINVLNALKLCPEVCTVFCATANPLQVIVAKTVQGNGIIGVVDGYSPAGTETEKDIRDRRQLLRKIGYKLP, encoded by the coding sequence ATGGTTGAAACAATGGCGATAACAATGGAGCTGCCGGAGGGGGCAAATATAATAATCGGCCAGGCCCATTTCATAAAAACGGCAGAGGATATTTACGAAACCCTTATAAATGCAGCGCCGGGAATAAAATTTGGCATTGCGTTTTGCGAAGCTTCCGGCCCCAGGCTTATAAGAATCGAGGGGAACGATGAATATCTGCAGGAGACGTCCGCAAGAAATGCGAAAAACATTGCCGCAGGCCATACATTTGTAATCCTAATGAAAGAGGCATATCCCATAAATGTATTAAATGCCCTGAAATTATGTCCAGAGGTGTGTACTGTTTTTTGTGCTACCGCCAATCCCCTTCAGGTTATTGTGGCCAAAACAGTGCAGGGGAACGGCATAATCGGCGTAGTTGACGGATATAGTCCGGCAGGGACCGAAACTGAAAAAGATATTAGGGACAGAAGACAACTATTGCGTAAAATAGGATATAAGCTCCCTTGA
- a CDS encoding DMT family transporter, whose product MNWLFISLFCAFCVATADALSKKVLKEKNEYIVLWVRIGFASPFLLCFLPFIEIPTLDHIFFLILIFLVPLETTALILYMKAIKISPLSMTLPFLALSPGFLIVTSNIILGERLHKHGIIGVLLVTLGAYLLNVKMSRQGILQPFKAILRERGSVYMIIVAFIYSITSNLGKLAIQHSSPLFFSATYFPFLSLVLFPLLLWKNNGKIRQPLSSHLAIFILIGLLIVFSTVSHFYAVTLTEVPYFISVKRTSLLFGILYGAILFKEKNIAERLVGGMVMFAGVIVILLF is encoded by the coding sequence TTGAACTGGCTTTTCATTTCTCTCTTTTGTGCATTTTGCGTGGCAACCGCTGATGCACTGAGCAAAAAGGTTCTAAAAGAAAAAAACGAGTATATTGTTTTATGGGTGCGCATTGGATTTGCCTCTCCGTTTTTGCTGTGTTTCCTGCCTTTCATAGAAATACCAACACTGGACCACATCTTTTTTCTTATTCTCATCTTCCTTGTCCCGTTGGAGACAACCGCACTCATATTGTATATGAAGGCGATAAAAATTTCACCGTTGTCAATGACATTGCCTTTCCTTGCATTAAGTCCGGGGTTTTTAATAGTAACCTCAAATATCATCCTTGGCGAAAGGCTGCATAAGCACGGCATTATCGGTGTACTGCTTGTCACATTGGGTGCGTATTTGCTTAATGTAAAAATGAGCCGGCAGGGAATATTGCAGCCGTTTAAGGCAATTTTGAGGGAACGCGGCTCTGTTTACATGATCATTGTCGCCTTTATCTACAGCATTACCTCCAATTTGGGGAAATTGGCGATCCAGCATTCCAGCCCGTTGTTTTTTTCAGCAACCTATTTTCCATTCCTGTCGTTAGTTCTTTTTCCTCTTCTTCTGTGGAAAAATAATGGCAAAATAAGACAGCCGTTGAGTTCTCATCTCGCTATCTTTATTTTAATAGGATTGTTGATCGTGTTTTCAACGGTCAGCCACTTCTACGCGGTGACATTAACAGAAGTCCCCTATTTCATCTCGGTGAAAAGGACGAGTCTGCTTTTCGGCATTCTCTATGGGGCAATTTTGTTTAAAGAAAAAAATATTGCCGAACGACTTGTCGGGGGGATGGTAATGTTTGCAGGAGTTATTGTTATTCTCTTGTTTTAG
- a CDS encoding N-6 DNA methylase yields the protein MFEQTFKNIDDILHKDAGCSSELDYVEQTSWILFLKYLDDFEKDKKTAAELAGKYYEGIIDKQYKWEVWAVPKGKDGKIDHHKALTGDDLKDFVDHKLFPYLKKFKTSAESADTIEYKVGEIFSELKNKIQSGYNLREVINRIDELRFRSHAEKHEMSHLYENKIKNMGNAGRNGGEYYTPRPLIKTIVKVVAPTIGNKVYDGAVASAGFLAEAFEYLKTSKNLTTKDAETLQKRTFYGKEKKSLAYIIGTMNMILHGIEAPNIVHTNTLTENMADIQEKDRYDVILANPPFGGKERTEVQQNFPIKTGETAFLFLQHFIKILKAGGKAGVVIKNTFLSNTDNASVSLRKLLLESCNLHTVLDLPGGTFTGAGVKTVVLFFEKGVPTQNVWFYQLNLDRKLGKTNPLNENDLAEFVELQKTKANSENSWSVNVADVDKTTFGLSVKNPHKKDEPALREPGIILDEMKALDEESEMIFKNILRIL from the coding sequence TTGTTTGAACAAACCTTCAAGAATATAGACGACATCCTCCACAAAGACGCCGGTTGCAGCAGCGAACTGGACTATGTGGAGCAGACCTCGTGGATTCTTTTCCTGAAATATCTGGATGATTTTGAGAAGGATAAGAAAACCGCGGCAGAGCTTGCCGGTAAATACTATGAAGGTATTATTGACAAACAATACAAATGGGAAGTCTGGGCAGTGCCCAAAGGCAAAGACGGCAAGATCGATCATCATAAGGCGCTTACCGGCGATGACCTGAAAGACTTTGTTGACCACAAGCTGTTCCCTTACCTGAAAAAATTCAAAACGTCAGCCGAAAGCGCCGACACCATCGAATACAAGGTCGGCGAGATTTTCAGCGAGCTGAAAAACAAGATTCAGAGCGGCTATAACCTGCGCGAAGTCATTAATCGTATCGATGAACTCCGCTTTCGCTCCCACGCTGAGAAGCATGAGATGTCGCACCTGTACGAAAACAAAATCAAGAATATGGGCAACGCCGGCAGAAACGGCGGCGAATACTACACGCCCCGTCCGCTCATAAAAACCATCGTGAAGGTGGTTGCACCCACCATCGGCAACAAGGTGTATGACGGCGCGGTCGCTTCGGCGGGCTTCCTGGCGGAGGCTTTTGAATATCTGAAAACCAGCAAGAACCTAACCACCAAAGATGCGGAGACACTTCAGAAAAGAACCTTCTACGGAAAGGAAAAGAAGTCGCTCGCCTACATCATCGGCACGATGAACATGATTCTGCACGGCATCGAAGCGCCCAACATCGTGCATACCAACACGCTGACGGAAAACATGGCCGATATCCAGGAAAAAGACCGTTACGACGTCATCCTTGCCAATCCCCCGTTTGGCGGTAAGGAACGCACCGAGGTGCAGCAGAACTTCCCTATCAAAACCGGCGAAACGGCTTTTCTGTTCCTTCAGCATTTCATCAAAATCCTGAAAGCGGGCGGAAAAGCGGGTGTGGTGATTAAGAATACCTTTCTTTCCAACACTGATAATGCGTCCGTATCTTTGCGCAAACTGTTATTGGAAAGTTGTAATCTGCATACGGTGCTGGATCTGCCCGGCGGCACCTTTACCGGTGCGGGCGTCAAAACAGTGGTGCTGTTTTTTGAAAAAGGCGTACCAACTCAAAACGTCTGGTTTTATCAGCTCAATCTGGACAGAAAACTCGGCAAGACCAACCCGTTGAACGAAAACGATCTGGCGGAGTTTGTAGAATTACAAAAGACCAAGGCCAATTCGGAAAACTCATGGTCGGTGAATGTGGCCGATGTAGATAAAACCACATTCGGCCTGTCGGTGAAGAATCCGCATAAAAAAGATGAACCCGCGCTACGTGAACCGGGAATAATTTTGGACGAGATGAAGGCGCTGGATGAAGAGAGTGAAATGATTTTCAAAAATATTTTAAGGATTTTATGA
- a CDS encoding RelA/SpoT domain-containing protein, translating to MRAILKYSKRQIDKAGGVLSGVPDQKMNKDQAIEILENFRSLHIHPLIVFRVSLQRKSEIISGDVLISQRLKRAPSIVNKLKIQKKMSLSQMQDVGGLRIVLNNLDEVYKLKDLIRAGETQIAFKSILLKEIDYINNPKESGYRSIHLIYKYNKNAPNASQCRIEIQIRTKIHHAWATAVEVIGTYLRQPLKQSFGDKELLDLFKEISKVFILLENKKMDISLFKNTVNRIDELKLRDKLQGFSMVTRISDQNDENKKGKYFLISLNFKNKTLTVKRFTASKLDQANSEYSELEKKYLNDNNTEVVLVSVDDINNLRKLYPNYFLDTQEFVKFLDIVNKEIEKYEN from the coding sequence ATGAGAGCTATTCTAAAATATTCAAAAAGGCAGATTGATAAAGCTGGTGGTGTTTTGTCAGGCGTGCCTGATCAAAAGATGAACAAGGATCAAGCTATAGAAATTCTAGAAAACTTTCGATCATTACATATCCACCCTCTTATTGTATTTAGAGTGTCTTTGCAAAGAAAGTCTGAAATTATTTCTGGTGATGTACTAATTTCACAACGATTAAAAAGAGCACCATCAATTGTCAATAAATTAAAAATCCAGAAAAAGATGTCTTTATCGCAGATGCAGGATGTGGGTGGTTTGCGTATCGTACTGAATAATCTTGACGAAGTATATAAGCTTAAAGATCTAATACGTGCTGGCGAGACACAAATCGCCTTCAAATCTATTCTTTTAAAAGAAATAGATTATATTAATAACCCTAAAGAAAGTGGATACAGAAGCATTCATTTGATTTATAAATATAATAAAAATGCTCCTAATGCGAGTCAGTGTCGAATTGAAATACAGATTAGAACAAAAATACATCACGCATGGGCGACGGCAGTTGAAGTTATAGGCACGTACCTCAGGCAACCATTAAAACAAAGTTTTGGGGATAAAGAACTATTAGATTTATTTAAAGAAATAAGTAAAGTATTTATTTTATTGGAAAACAAAAAAATGGATATTTCTTTATTCAAAAATACAGTAAATAGAATAGATGAATTAAAATTGCGCGACAAATTACAAGGATTTTCAATGGTAACAAGGATTTCAGATCAGAACGATGAAAATAAAAAAGGTAAATATTTTCTTATATCCTTGAATTTTAAGAATAAGACATTGACTGTAAAAAGATTCACTGCCTCAAAGTTAGATCAAGCAAATAGTGAATATTCTGAATTAGAAAAAAAATACTTGAATGATAATAATACGGAAGTTGTTCTTGTATCAGTAGATGATATTAATAATCTAAGAAAATTGTATCCTAATTATTTCTTGGACACACAAGAATTTGTAAAGTTCCTAGACATAGTGAACAAGGAAATTGAAAAATATGAAAACTAA
- a CDS encoding restriction endonuclease subunit S: MKTNWQIKKLGEVCEIKPPKKEARDRLNDDDIVSFVPMEDLGILTKNFIATKERPLKEVSGSYTYFSDNDVLLAKITPCFENGKIGIARNLKNGIGFGSSEYIIFRSRGEVIPDYLYYYLARDQFRQDGKKVMTGAVGHKRVPKDFVENQKIPYPNSLPEQQRIVAILEEAFAAIATAKEKTEKNLQNARELFASYLQSVFANPGDGWEEKTLGECFKLKSGDNITSKMMIENGKYPVYGGNGIAGMYNKFNLSGSNVIVGRVGALCGNVRHIEEAIWLTDNGFKITDCKYDFDNAFLAYLLNLKNLRNYARQAAQPVISNSSLEEVLLQFPKSLKDQKSIVTKLDALSAETKKLEAIYRQKLADLDELKKSVLQKAFTGQLTMEN, from the coding sequence ATGAAAACTAACTGGCAAATAAAAAAACTCGGCGAGGTTTGTGAAATCAAACCACCAAAAAAAGAAGCAAGAGACCGATTGAATGATGATGACATTGTCTCGTTTGTGCCTATGGAAGATTTGGGAATATTGACAAAGAATTTTATTGCAACAAAGGAAAGACCGCTGAAAGAAGTATCTGGAAGCTATACGTATTTTTCCGATAATGATGTGCTTCTCGCAAAAATTACGCCTTGTTTCGAAAATGGCAAAATTGGAATTGCTCGCAATTTAAAGAATGGTATTGGTTTCGGCTCAAGTGAATATATTATTTTTCGATCACGTGGCGAAGTAATACCTGATTACTTGTACTACTATTTAGCTCGTGACCAGTTCAGGCAAGACGGCAAAAAAGTGATGACTGGCGCAGTTGGCCATAAACGAGTGCCGAAAGACTTTGTTGAAAACCAAAAAATACCTTATCCCAATTCCCTCCCCGAACAACAGCGTATCGTTGCCATTCTGGAGGAGGCTTTTGCCGCCATCGCCACAGCAAAAGAAAAAACCGAAAAGAATCTGCAAAACGCCCGCGAGCTTTTTGCGTCGTATCTGCAGAGTGTCTTTGCCAATCCGGGGGACGGGTGGGAAGAGAAGACATTGGGGGAATGCTTTAAATTAAAAAGTGGCGATAATATAACAAGCAAAATGATGATTGAGAATGGAAAGTATCCTGTTTATGGTGGTAATGGAATCGCGGGGATGTATAATAAATTTAATCTATCAGGGAGCAATGTAATTGTAGGTAGAGTCGGAGCTTTATGCGGAAATGTAAGGCATATAGAAGAGGCTATTTGGCTCACTGATAATGGATTCAAAATAACAGATTGTAAATATGATTTTGATAATGCGTTTCTTGCATATTTATTGAACTTAAAGAATCTACGAAATTATGCAAGGCAAGCAGCACAACCAGTCATTTCAAATTCATCATTAGAAGAGGTGTTACTACAATTTCCAAAATCATTAAAAGACCAAAAATCCATCGTCACCAAACTCGATGCGCTTTCCGCCGAAACCAAAAAGCTCGAGGCCATTTACCGGCAAAAGCTCGCAGACCTGGACGAATTGAAAAAATCGGTATTGCAAAAGGCGTTCACAGGACAATTGACAATGGAAAATTGA